The following coding sequences are from one bacterium window:
- a CDS encoding endonuclease III, which translates to MITNKNIGPILNRIEKKMRKNVLPSVSMIATGSSSPFHVLIATILSLRTKDAVTLEASIRLFKIADTPESLMLLSQKQLEKLIYPVAFYRNKSTHILEICRRLIKEYDGIVPKELNELLKFKGVGRKTANLVQILGFGIPAMCVDTHVHRISNRFGYITTKTPDESELKLRQKLPTRYWLSYNDLLVTFGQNQCKPVSPICSTCPVTNVCPKVNVSRHR; encoded by the coding sequence ATGATTACCAATAAAAATATTGGACCAATCTTAAACAGAATAGAAAAAAAAATGAGGAAAAACGTATTGCCCTCTGTTAGCATGATTGCGACCGGATCTTCCTCACCTTTTCATGTTTTAATCGCCACTATATTGAGTTTACGAACTAAAGATGCTGTAACACTGGAAGCCAGCATCCGGCTGTTTAAAATAGCCGACACACCCGAATCTTTGATGCTTCTGAGCCAAAAGCAACTTGAAAAACTCATTTACCCCGTAGCTTTCTATAGAAATAAATCAACTCATATTTTGGAGATTTGCCGAAGACTTATCAAAGAGTACGATGGGATTGTTCCGAAGGAGCTTAATGAATTGCTTAAGTTTAAGGGTGTTGGCCGAAAAACAGCAAATTTAGTGCAGATCCTCGGTTTTGGAATACCGGCCATGTGTGTTGATACACACGTGCACAGGATTTCGAATCGTTTCGGATATATTACAACTAAAACGCCAGACGAAAGCGAGCTGAAATTGAGACAAAAATTACCAACTAGATATTGGCTCAGTTATAATGATCTGCTTGTAACATTTGGCCAAAATCAATGTAAACCCGTATCACCAATCTGTTCGACTTGTCCTGTTACCAATGTGTGTCCTAAAGTAAACGTAAGCCGGCATCGATAA
- a CDS encoding phosphoribosylaminoimidazolesuccinocarboxamide synthase produces the protein MLVTQTNFENIPLMRRGKVRDVYDLDNYLLIVVTDRISAFDVIMPNAIPRKGEVLNQISAFWFGQTNGIIRNHVVSTDVKTFPDICKPYDSVLEKRSMLVHKSQALPIECIVRGYVSGSGWKEYLKTGSICGIKLPSGLKESDKLPEPIFTPSTKAEEGHDQNISFEKVKNIIGTGVAHKIKETCIQMYSHAQKLASEKGIIIADTKMEFGLIDDELILIDELLTPDSSRFWPADQYKPGGSQPSYDKQFLRDYLISIKWDNNTPAPVLPENIIMKTSEKYLEALRLFTRLE, from the coding sequence ATGCTTGTGACGCAAACAAATTTTGAAAATATTCCGCTCATGCGTCGCGGAAAAGTACGTGATGTGTACGACCTGGATAATTATCTGCTAATTGTTGTCACCGATCGTATATCAGCGTTCGACGTTATTATGCCCAACGCAATACCACGCAAAGGGGAGGTGTTGAATCAAATTTCCGCTTTTTGGTTTGGTCAGACCAATGGAATAATACGAAATCACGTTGTATCCACAGATGTTAAAACATTTCCAGATATATGTAAGCCCTATGATTCGGTACTCGAAAAACGCAGTATGCTGGTTCATAAATCACAAGCTCTGCCTATTGAATGTATTGTTCGTGGATATGTGTCTGGATCCGGTTGGAAGGAGTACTTGAAAACAGGTTCAATCTGCGGAATCAAATTACCCAGTGGATTAAAAGAATCGGATAAACTTCCTGAGCCCATTTTTACGCCATCGACGAAAGCCGAGGAAGGGCATGATCAGAATATTTCATTTGAAAAAGTAAAAAATATTATCGGAACTGGCGTTGCCCATAAGATTAAAGAAACCTGTATTCAGATGTATTCACACGCACAAAAGTTAGCGTCGGAGAAGGGAATTATTATTGCAGATACAAAAATGGAGTTTGGGCTTATCGACGATGAGTTAATCCTAATTGATGAATTGTTGACGCCGGATTCATCGCGATTCTGGCCGGCGGATCAATACAAACCCGGCGGGAGTCAACCGAGTTATGATAAGCAATTTTTACGTGATTATTTGATTTCAATTAAATGGGATAATAATACGCCAGCACCTGTATTGCCTGAGAACATCATTATGAAAACGAGTGAAAAGTATTTAGAAGCTTTGCGATTGTTCACAAGGCTTGAATAG
- a CDS encoding HAMP domain-containing protein: MRLNKIKYKLIAGIGIIAILPAIPLSYLFQNMIDKLFSLRLNNRIETALEDAVDISRSLIQNEKKTSLKNTRQFIENPMVLALLRKYISRQLNANDLNDLVNLKLLESNKLDGVAIYDNSLQQIFLSTVYERRDIVNGLKDTLFARDRLLTNSESVDYREAEHLLVTGIPVSLPNQQRGVILSVFVITPGFYGKTESVLTALQLYKTFNVESENIKASFFYAFLSIYFIIICLSIGLSVFFSAVMTHPIKNLALGTEQISKGNLDYQINIKPRNDEIGQLMVSFNQMVQNIKQEQDRVLYLEKMSAWREIAQRLAHEIKNPLTPIQLTVQQIKDSYKGNDPKYKKILEECYEIVDEEIQSLRNLTNEFSEFARMPSMSYKPTQLNQIIKDVVAFYANVRFKLLLQDDLPTAELDAEAVKRIIINLVDNSLSATGGKPDSQITICTRSSETTIRLIISDNGHGIPKENLVRIFEPHFSTKTSSMGLGLAIVKSIIEEHKGQIEVDSIENLGTTFTIDFRIKAPNLFDNV, encoded by the coding sequence ATGCGTCTTAATAAGATCAAATACAAACTCATTGCAGGTATAGGAATCATTGCGATTTTACCGGCTATTCCTCTCTCTTACCTTTTCCAGAACATGATTGATAAGCTATTTAGTCTTAGACTCAATAATCGTATCGAGACGGCTTTAGAGGATGCAGTAGATATTTCTCGTTCTCTTATTCAAAACGAAAAAAAAACCAGCCTGAAGAATACCAGGCAATTTATTGAAAATCCGATGGTGCTGGCCCTGTTGAGAAAATACATTTCGCGACAATTAAACGCAAATGACCTTAATGACTTGGTAAACCTGAAACTTTTGGAGTCAAATAAACTCGATGGAGTAGCTATTTACGATAATTCACTGCAACAAATATTTCTTAGTACCGTGTACGAACGCAGAGATATAGTGAACGGCCTAAAAGATACACTATTTGCCCGTGACCGGCTTTTAACTAATTCTGAATCTGTCGATTATCGTGAAGCTGAACATTTGCTCGTTACAGGCATTCCCGTATCGTTACCTAATCAGCAGCGTGGCGTTATTCTCAGTGTGTTCGTAATTACTCCTGGGTTTTATGGAAAAACTGAGAGTGTTCTTACAGCATTACAATTGTATAAGACATTTAATGTAGAAAGTGAAAATATAAAAGCCAGTTTCTTTTATGCGTTTTTATCTATCTACTTCATCATAATTTGTTTATCAATCGGATTGAGCGTATTTTTTTCTGCAGTAATGACGCACCCTATCAAGAACTTAGCGCTCGGTACGGAACAAATATCCAAGGGGAACCTCGATTATCAGATCAATATAAAACCGAGAAACGACGAGATCGGCCAGCTAATGGTCTCCTTCAATCAGATGGTACAAAACATTAAGCAGGAACAAGACCGCGTACTCTACCTTGAAAAGATGTCGGCATGGCGTGAAATTGCCCAGCGTTTAGCACATGAAATAAAAAACCCTTTGACGCCTATCCAACTTACTGTTCAGCAGATAAAAGACTCATACAAAGGCAACGATCCCAAATACAAAAAAATTCTCGAGGAGTGTTATGAAATCGTGGATGAAGAAATTCAGAGCTTGAGAAATCTAACTAATGAATTTTCAGAATTTGCACGAATGCCGAGCATGTCGTATAAACCTACACAGTTGAACCAGATCATAAAAGATGTCGTTGCGTTCTATGCAAATGTTAGGTTTAAATTATTGTTACAGGACGATTTGCCGACCGCAGAATTAGATGCCGAAGCCGTTAAACGTATTATTATTAATCTGGTAGATAATTCACTCTCTGCAACTGGCGGAAAGCCGGATTCTCAAATAACCATATGTACCCGGTCGTCTGAAACGACGATACGGCTGATTATTTCAGATAACGGACACGGTATTCCAAAAGAAAACCTTGTTAGAATTTTCGAGCCGCATTTTTCGACAAAAACGTCGAGTATGGGCCTCGGCCTTGCCATAGTTAAATCAATTATTGAGGAACACAAAGGACAAATTGAAGTTGACAGCATTGAAAATCTTGGAACAACTTTTACGATTGATTTCAGAATTAAAGCGCCTAATCTATTTGATAATGTGTAA
- a CDS encoding EVE domain-containing protein yields MSYWILKSEPTTYSFDNLVKDKKATWDGIRNPQALLHIRSMKKKDLAMIYHSNEGKCIVGLAEIISEPYPDPKLKEAKFAVIDLIPKYRLKKPVTLSEIKANPKLSELKLVRQSRLSVIPVPEAMWYELLKMAGEK; encoded by the coding sequence ATGTCGTATTGGATTTTAAAATCAGAACCGACCACATATTCATTTGACAATTTAGTTAAGGACAAGAAGGCAACATGGGACGGAATACGTAATCCACAGGCCTTGCTACATATTCGTTCGATGAAAAAGAAAGATTTGGCTATGATTTACCATAGTAATGAGGGGAAATGTATCGTCGGTTTAGCCGAAATTATTTCTGAGCCGTATCCAGATCCAAAGTTGAAAGAAGCAAAGTTCGCTGTGATTGATCTTATTCCTAAATACAGATTAAAGAAGCCAGTGACATTGTCCGAAATTAAAGCTAATCCTAAGTTGTCTGAATTAAAGCTGGTAAGACAATCGCGGCTTTCAGTTATACCGGTTCCGGAAGCGATGTGGTATGAGTTGTTAAAAATGGCCGGCGAGAAATAA
- a CDS encoding DUF4390 domain-containing protein, translating into MIPHSSTRQFSIFIVFLFNFLIPGIEITQIIPYQDSNELKCDVVVNDLFNSKTHSVLLSGIPLHIVIPAKLRGVDKNQVMSNETEIILYYDVWDEMFTLKQSGIKEQIPNLDSLKNRLNLIRGIPVSKLPLLEKDQSFYISMKIHVYNERSGSLIDSISQASSNKKFSLGAIINFFFGKSEPDDHWYHSDKFKLSELKPN; encoded by the coding sequence ATGATACCCCATTCGTCAACACGTCAATTTAGTATCTTCATTGTTTTTTTGTTTAACTTTTTGATACCTGGAATTGAGATTACACAGATTATCCCATATCAAGACTCGAATGAATTGAAATGCGATGTTGTCGTCAACGATCTATTCAACTCAAAGACCCATTCTGTCCTCTTGAGCGGCATACCGCTTCACATCGTCATACCTGCAAAACTACGGGGTGTTGACAAGAACCAGGTCATGAGCAATGAAACGGAGATCATTCTATATTATGATGTTTGGGATGAGATGTTTACTTTAAAACAATCAGGCATCAAGGAGCAAATCCCTAACTTAGATTCATTAAAAAACCGTCTAAACCTAATAAGGGGTATTCCCGTCTCGAAATTGCCTCTACTGGAAAAGGATCAAAGTTTTTATATATCAATGAAGATTCATGTTTACAATGAACGATCAGGCAGTCTTATAGATTCGATCAGTCAAGCGTCGTCTAACAAGAAATTCTCTCTTGGAGCTATTATAAACTTTTTTTTCGGAAAATCAGAACCGGATGACCATTGGTATCATTCCGACAAATTTAAGTTAAGTGAATTGAAACCGAATTGA